A section of the Candidatus Acetothermia bacterium genome encodes:
- the nikR gene encoding nickel-responsive transcriptional regulator NikR, producing MGKLVRFGVSMEEVLLREFDRLLRKRGYGSRSEAVRDLVRDALVRQEWEEDQEVVGVITLVYEHHRRELTAWLTEVQHHHHDLVAAAMHIHLDEENCLEIIAVRGPGPTIQALADTLIAQKGVKHGQLSATGARLP from the coding sequence ATGGGGAAACTGGTCCGCTTTGGCGTGTCGATGGAGGAGGTCCTCCTCCGGGAGTTCGATCGCCTCCTCCGGAAGCGCGGCTATGGGAGCCGCTCGGAAGCGGTTCGGGACCTGGTCCGGGATGCCCTTGTGCGCCAGGAGTGGGAGGAGGATCAGGAGGTGGTGGGGGTGATCACCCTGGTCTACGAGCATCACCGGCGGGAGCTCACGGCGTGGCTGACCGAGGTCCAGCACCATCACCATGACCTCGTCGCCGCGGCGATGCACATCCACCTCGACGAGGAGAACTGCCTGGAGATCATCGCCGTACGCGGCCCCGGGCCCACGATCCAAGCGCTGGCCGACACCCTGATCGCCCAGAAGGGGGTCAAGCACGGGCAGCTCTCCGCCACCGGGGCGAGGCTTCCTTGA